Proteins encoded by one window of Kribbella italica:
- a CDS encoding DUF6350 family protein: protein MTDMLSRPGARDGGSHQAPGPAQPAPTVPPRPVVVAAVVGAGACLLAGLLACAAVAVIGWLAATFGGASGAVRAGASVWLLAHKSGLSLNGAAISVAPLGLTAFVGWCLYRGGRFTARISAADRGKDLLTAAGVFAATYGLGALIIALLTSEGALKISPLSAFLGAASLAIVAGSAGILVESGAAQDLADATPTGLRDVVPAAAAAVLTVIAFASLLYGVLLAIRFSRVTAMLDLLDTGVVGAVVLFAICLGLLPNLVVYFVSFLAGPGFQLGVGTSIAPTGVDVGNLPALPLLAAVPSDGGTPTYFLVLTAIVPLLAGAVAGLVVARRGLAAPESDALGWDAFALRGAMSALLASVGLLILMLLAGGSAGPGRMADFGVSSALPAAGLLGAGMAIGAAIAAGVLAARRKAPDHLE, encoded by the coding sequence ATGACCGACATGCTGAGCCGTCCGGGCGCCCGTGACGGCGGATCCCACCAGGCGCCCGGGCCCGCCCAGCCCGCGCCGACTGTCCCGCCCAGGCCGGTGGTGGTCGCTGCTGTCGTCGGAGCGGGTGCCTGTCTGCTGGCCGGGCTGCTGGCCTGCGCCGCGGTCGCGGTGATCGGCTGGCTGGCGGCGACCTTCGGTGGAGCCTCCGGCGCGGTCCGCGCCGGTGCCTCGGTGTGGCTGCTCGCCCACAAGTCCGGGCTCAGCCTGAACGGCGCCGCGATCTCGGTCGCGCCGCTCGGCCTGACCGCCTTCGTCGGCTGGTGCCTGTACCGCGGTGGCCGGTTCACCGCACGGATCAGCGCCGCCGACCGGGGCAAGGACCTGCTGACCGCCGCCGGGGTGTTCGCCGCGACGTACGGGCTCGGAGCGCTGATCATCGCGCTGCTCACCTCCGAGGGCGCGCTGAAGATCTCGCCGCTGTCGGCGTTCCTCGGCGCCGCCTCGCTCGCGATCGTCGCGGGTTCGGCGGGGATTCTGGTCGAGTCCGGTGCTGCTCAAGATCTCGCGGACGCCACTCCGACGGGGCTGCGCGACGTCGTACCGGCTGCCGCGGCCGCCGTACTGACCGTGATCGCCTTCGCCTCCCTCCTGTACGGCGTCCTGCTGGCGATCCGGTTCTCCCGGGTGACCGCGATGCTGGACCTGCTCGACACGGGCGTCGTCGGGGCCGTCGTTCTGTTCGCGATCTGCCTCGGCCTGCTGCCGAACCTGGTCGTCTACTTCGTGTCGTTCCTGGCCGGGCCGGGGTTCCAGCTCGGCGTCGGGACGTCGATCGCGCCGACTGGCGTCGACGTCGGGAACCTGCCCGCCCTGCCGCTGCTGGCCGCCGTACCGAGTGACGGCGGGACGCCGACGTACTTCCTGGTGCTGACCGCGATCGTCCCGTTGCTCGCCGGAGCCGTCGCCGGGCTGGTCGTGGCGCGGCGTGGACTGGCCGCGCCGGAGTCCGACGCGCTGGGCTGGGACGCGTTCGCGCTGCGCGGCGCGATGTCGGCGCTGCTGGCGAGTGTCGGACTGCTGATCCTGATGCTGCTGGCCGGTGGGTCGGCCGGCCCGGGACGGATGGCCGACTTCGGCGTCTCCAGCGCGCTCCCGGCCGCCGGGCTGCTCGGGGCCGGGATGGCGATCGGCGCGGCGATCGCGGCCGGCGTACTGGCGGCTCGCCGGAAGGCCCCCGACCACCTCGAGTGA
- the sucC gene encoding ADP-forming succinate--CoA ligase subunit beta, protein MDLMEYQAKTVFAKHGVRTTVGEVVHTPEEARAAAEKLGGGTVVVKAQVLTGGRGKAGGVKIATSPDEAEARAREILGLDIKGHIVKTLNIVPAAAIAEEYYFSFLIDRANRNYLCIASAAGGMEIEEVAHTNPDAVAKISIDPASGVDVALAREIATAAGYPADIIDAVAPEIVKLYEVFLAEDATLVEVNPLVKLKDGNVEALDGKVSLDENAEFRHPEFAEFADSSAADPLEAKAKAKGLNYVKLDGSVGIIGNGAGLVMSTLDVVAYAGEEFGGQKPANFLDIGGGASAEVMANGLEIIISDPQVKSVFVNVFGGITACDAVANGIVQAFALLEGRGEAVSKPLVVRLDGNNADEGRRILDEAGLAGLERVDTMDGAAKRAAELAAK, encoded by the coding sequence GTGGACTTGATGGAGTACCAGGCGAAGACTGTCTTCGCCAAGCACGGCGTACGGACGACGGTCGGTGAAGTCGTCCACACGCCCGAGGAAGCCCGCGCGGCGGCCGAGAAGCTCGGTGGCGGCACGGTGGTCGTGAAGGCCCAGGTGCTGACCGGCGGCCGCGGCAAGGCCGGCGGGGTCAAGATCGCCACCTCGCCCGACGAGGCGGAGGCCCGGGCCCGCGAGATCCTCGGTCTCGACATCAAGGGCCACATCGTCAAGACGCTGAACATCGTTCCGGCGGCCGCGATCGCGGAGGAGTACTACTTCTCCTTCCTGATCGACCGGGCCAACCGCAACTACCTGTGCATCGCGTCGGCCGCCGGCGGGATGGAGATCGAGGAGGTCGCGCACACCAACCCGGACGCGGTCGCCAAGATCTCGATCGACCCGGCGAGCGGTGTCGACGTGGCGTTGGCCCGCGAGATCGCGACGGCGGCCGGCTACCCGGCCGACATCATCGACGCGGTCGCGCCGGAGATCGTCAAGCTGTACGAGGTCTTCCTGGCCGAGGACGCGACGCTGGTCGAGGTCAACCCGCTGGTCAAGCTCAAGGACGGCAACGTCGAGGCGCTGGACGGCAAGGTCTCGCTCGACGAGAACGCCGAGTTCCGGCACCCGGAGTTCGCGGAGTTCGCCGACTCCTCGGCGGCCGACCCGCTGGAGGCCAAGGCGAAGGCCAAGGGCCTGAACTACGTGAAGCTCGACGGTTCCGTCGGCATCATCGGCAACGGCGCGGGCCTCGTGATGAGCACCCTGGATGTCGTCGCGTACGCCGGTGAGGAGTTCGGCGGCCAGAAGCCGGCGAACTTCCTGGACATCGGCGGTGGCGCGAGCGCCGAGGTGATGGCCAACGGTCTGGAGATCATCATCTCCGACCCGCAGGTGAAGAGCGTGTTCGTCAACGTCTTCGGTGGCATCACCGCCTGCGACGCGGTCGCCAACGGCATCGTCCAGGCCTTCGCGCTGCTCGAGGGCCGCGGCGAAGCGGTCAGCAAGCCGCTGGTCGTCCGCCTGGACGGCAACAACGCCGACGAGGGTCGCCGGATCCTCGACGAGGCCGGCCTGGCCGGTCTGGAGCGGGTCGACACCATGGACGGCGCCGCCAAGCGGGCCGCCGAGCTGGCTGCGAAGTAA
- the purH gene encoding bifunctional phosphoribosylaminoimidazolecarboxamide formyltransferase/IMP cyclohydrolase, producing MSTDRRPIRRALISVYDKTGLEELAKALSEAGVQIVSTGSTAARIAATGVPVTKVEELTGFPECLDGRVKTLHPKVHAGLLADVRKPDHVEQLAEMRVEPFDLLVSNLYPFTETVASGASTEECIEQIDIGGPSMVRGAAKNHANVAVVTSPAQYDAIYTVLDEGGFSLAERQKLAAAAFVHTAEYDVAVASWMGSVLTDTGDGSVFPAWVGSAWDKKAVLRYGENPHQPAALYLNGRGGLAGAEQLHGKEMSYNNYVDADAARRTAYDFAEPAVAIIKHANPCGIAVGADIAEAHRRAHECDPVSAYGGVIATNAPVSVELAKQVAEIFTEVLVAPAYEDGAVEILSAKKNIRLLVAPPRSNAELVEMRAISGGLLLQHSDRFQAEGDDPNAWTLAAGEAASPEVLADLAFAWKACRAVKSNAILLAAQGASVGVGMGQVNRVDSCRLAVTRAGERAAGSVAASDAFFPFPDGLEVLLEAGVTAVVQPGGSIRDEAAIEAAQKAGVTMYFTGTRHFFH from the coding sequence GTGAGCACCGACCGCAGGCCGATCCGCCGGGCGCTGATCAGCGTCTACGACAAGACCGGTCTGGAGGAGCTCGCCAAGGCGCTGTCCGAGGCCGGCGTCCAGATCGTGTCCACCGGTTCCACGGCCGCGCGGATCGCCGCGACCGGCGTACCGGTGACCAAGGTGGAGGAGCTGACCGGCTTCCCCGAGTGCCTGGACGGGCGGGTCAAGACCCTGCACCCGAAGGTGCACGCCGGGCTGCTGGCCGACGTCCGCAAGCCCGACCACGTCGAGCAACTGGCCGAGATGCGGGTCGAGCCGTTCGATCTGCTGGTCAGCAACCTGTACCCGTTCACCGAGACGGTCGCCTCCGGTGCCTCCACCGAGGAGTGCATCGAGCAGATCGACATCGGCGGCCCGTCGATGGTCCGCGGTGCCGCGAAGAACCACGCGAACGTCGCCGTGGTGACCTCGCCGGCGCAGTACGACGCGATCTACACCGTGCTCGACGAGGGCGGTTTCTCGCTGGCCGAGCGGCAGAAGCTGGCCGCCGCGGCCTTCGTGCACACCGCCGAGTACGACGTCGCCGTCGCGTCCTGGATGGGCAGCGTGCTCACCGACACCGGCGACGGCTCGGTGTTCCCGGCCTGGGTCGGATCGGCGTGGGACAAGAAGGCCGTGCTGCGCTACGGCGAGAACCCGCACCAGCCGGCCGCGCTGTACCTGAACGGCCGCGGCGGCCTGGCCGGCGCCGAGCAGCTGCACGGCAAGGAGATGTCGTACAACAACTACGTCGACGCGGACGCCGCGCGGCGCACGGCGTACGACTTCGCCGAGCCGGCGGTGGCGATCATCAAGCACGCCAACCCGTGCGGTATCGCGGTCGGCGCCGACATCGCCGAGGCGCACCGGCGCGCGCACGAGTGCGACCCGGTCTCGGCGTACGGCGGTGTGATCGCGACCAACGCGCCGGTCTCGGTCGAGCTGGCCAAGCAGGTCGCGGAGATCTTCACCGAGGTACTCGTCGCCCCGGCGTACGAGGACGGCGCGGTCGAGATCCTCTCCGCGAAGAAGAACATCCGCCTGCTGGTCGCGCCGCCCCGGTCGAACGCCGAGCTGGTCGAGATGCGCGCGATCAGCGGCGGGCTGCTGCTGCAGCACAGCGACCGCTTCCAGGCCGAGGGCGACGACCCGAACGCGTGGACCCTGGCCGCCGGCGAAGCAGCCTCTCCGGAGGTGCTGGCCGACCTCGCCTTCGCCTGGAAGGCCTGCCGCGCCGTCAAGTCCAACGCCATCCTGCTCGCCGCGCAGGGCGCGTCGGTCGGCGTCGGCATGGGCCAGGTCAACCGCGTCGACTCCTGCCGCCTCGCCGTCACCCGCGCCGGCGAACGCGCCGCCGGCTCCGTCGCCGCCTCCGACGCCTTCTTCCCGTTCCCCGACGGCCTGGAGGTCCTCCTCGAAGCCGGCGTCACCGCGGTGGTCCAGCCCGGCGGCTCCATCCGCGACGAGGCCGCCATCGAGGCCGCCCAAAAGGCCGGCGTCACCATGTACTTCACGGGGACGCGGCACTTCTTCCACTGA
- the purN gene encoding phosphoribosylglycinamide formyltransferase: MTDPVAPTPEAARLVVLVSGSGSNLQALLDACQDPAYGAQVVAVGADRDGIAGLGKAAAAGVPTFVHKVKEYAERADWDRALTASVAQYQPDLVVSAGFLKLVGDDFLAAFGDRYINTHNALLPAFPGIHGPRDALAYGVKVAGATLFFVDGGVDTGPIIGQVVVGVEDDDTEETLTERIKEVERHQLVDWVGRLVRQGWTITGRKVRLK, from the coding sequence GTGACAGACCCGGTGGCGCCTACGCCTGAAGCCGCACGCCTCGTCGTGCTCGTCTCCGGCTCCGGCTCGAACCTGCAGGCCCTGCTCGACGCCTGCCAGGATCCCGCGTACGGCGCCCAGGTGGTCGCCGTCGGCGCGGACCGTGACGGCATCGCCGGTCTCGGCAAGGCCGCGGCGGCCGGCGTGCCGACGTTCGTGCACAAGGTCAAGGAGTACGCCGAGCGGGCCGACTGGGACCGCGCGCTGACCGCGTCGGTCGCGCAGTACCAGCCTGATCTGGTCGTCTCGGCCGGGTTCCTGAAGCTGGTCGGCGACGACTTCCTGGCCGCCTTCGGCGACCGCTACATCAACACCCACAACGCGCTGCTGCCGGCCTTTCCCGGCATCCACGGCCCCCGCGACGCGCTCGCGTACGGCGTGAAGGTGGCCGGCGCGACGCTGTTCTTCGTCGACGGCGGCGTCGACACCGGCCCGATCATCGGCCAGGTCGTCGTCGGCGTCGAGGACGACGACACCGAAGAAACCCTGACCGAGCGGATCAAGGAGGTCGAGCGCCACCAGCTGGTGGACTGGGTCGGCCGGCTGGTTCGCCAAGGCTGGACCATCACCGGACGAAAGGTTCGACTGAAGTGA
- a CDS encoding glycoside hydrolase family 13 protein, with the protein MTERSTRPADDWWRSAVVYQVYPRSFADADGDGTGDVNGIRARLPYLAQLGIDAIWISPWYPSPLLDGGYDVSDYRDINPEFGTLADADALIAEAHALGIRILIDLVPNHCSWDHPAFKAALAAGKGSPERDLFWFRDGVDGQPPTNWPAAFGGGAWQQIEDGQWYLHMFDISQPDWNWDHPKVVEEFDAILRFWFDRGIDGFRIDVADSMAKDASLPDVPLKDGRPTHDKYVGNPFYDQPGVHTIHQRWRAIADEYAGTPQGPRVFVAEAWLSPAERLAQYVRSNELHSAFNFDVLRCAWDAKELRQVIDYTTESLWAVGAPATWVLSNHDTIRHRTRYGRALQDALAEAGDVPTDLTLGLRRARAAALLELALPGGAYIYQGDELGLPEVEDLPEEVLDDPTWERSGHTVRGRDGCRVPIPWSGSEPPYGFGDGTDQPWLPQPADWAPLTAAAQESDPASHLNLYRAALKIRRAEEALGEGRLTWDDDAPAGVLSFTRDPGFRCVVNLGSSPIELPAGEILLASEPLLEGELPVDATVWLKV; encoded by the coding sequence ATGACTGAACGATCAACCAGACCAGCTGACGACTGGTGGCGTAGTGCCGTCGTCTACCAGGTGTACCCCCGGTCGTTCGCCGACGCCGACGGTGACGGCACCGGGGACGTGAACGGGATCCGGGCCCGGCTGCCGTACCTGGCCCAGCTCGGGATCGACGCGATCTGGATCAGCCCGTGGTACCCGTCCCCGCTGCTCGACGGCGGGTACGACGTGTCCGACTACCGCGACATCAACCCCGAGTTCGGCACGCTGGCCGACGCCGACGCGCTGATCGCGGAGGCGCACGCGCTGGGGATCCGGATCCTGATCGACCTGGTCCCGAACCACTGCTCCTGGGACCACCCGGCCTTCAAGGCGGCACTGGCCGCCGGCAAGGGCTCCCCCGAGCGTGACCTGTTCTGGTTCCGCGACGGCGTCGACGGGCAGCCGCCGACGAACTGGCCGGCCGCGTTCGGAGGCGGGGCCTGGCAGCAGATCGAGGACGGCCAGTGGTACCTGCACATGTTCGACATCAGCCAGCCGGACTGGAACTGGGACCACCCGAAGGTCGTCGAGGAGTTCGACGCGATCCTGCGGTTCTGGTTCGACCGGGGCATCGACGGCTTCCGGATCGACGTCGCGGACTCGATGGCCAAGGACGCCTCGCTGCCCGACGTACCGCTGAAGGACGGTCGGCCGACCCACGACAAGTACGTCGGCAACCCGTTCTACGACCAGCCGGGCGTGCACACGATCCACCAGCGCTGGCGCGCGATCGCCGACGAGTACGCCGGTACGCCGCAGGGCCCGCGGGTCTTCGTCGCCGAGGCCTGGCTGTCGCCGGCCGAGCGGCTGGCGCAGTACGTGCGTTCCAACGAGCTGCACTCGGCCTTCAACTTCGACGTACTGCGCTGTGCGTGGGACGCGAAGGAGCTGCGGCAGGTCATCGACTACACCACCGAGAGCCTGTGGGCGGTCGGTGCCCCGGCGACGTGGGTGCTGAGCAACCACGACACCATCCGGCACCGCACGCGCTACGGCCGGGCGCTGCAGGACGCGCTGGCGGAGGCGGGCGACGTCCCGACCGACCTGACGCTCGGACTGCGCCGGGCGCGGGCGGCGGCGCTGCTGGAACTGGCGCTGCCAGGTGGCGCGTACATCTACCAGGGCGATGAGCTGGGCCTGCCCGAGGTGGAGGACCTGCCGGAGGAGGTGCTGGACGACCCGACCTGGGAACGCTCCGGCCACACCGTCCGCGGTCGTGACGGATGCCGGGTGCCGATCCCGTGGAGCGGCAGCGAACCGCCGTACGGGTTCGGCGACGGTACGGACCAGCCCTGGCTGCCGCAGCCTGCCGACTGGGCGCCGCTGACGGCGGCGGCCCAGGAGAGCGACCCCGCCAGCCACCTGAACCTGTACCGGGCCGCGCTGAAGATCCGGCGCGCTGAAGAGGCTCTCGGCGAAGGCCGCCTCACCTGGGACGACGACGCTCCCGCCGGAGTCCTGTCGTTCACGCGCGACCCGGGCTTCCGGTGCGTGGTGAACCTCGGCAGCTCCCCGATCGAGCTACCCGCCGGCGAGATCCTGCTCGCGTCGGAGCCGCTGCTCGAGGGCGAGCTCCCGGTCGACGCGACGGTCTGGCTGAAGGTCTGA
- the sucD gene encoding succinate--CoA ligase subunit alpha — MSIFLTKDSKVIVQGMTGSEGTKHTTRMLASGTNIVGGVNPRKAGESVDFDGRAVPVFGGVADAIKETGANVSVVFVPPKFTKDAVLEAIEAEIPLVVVITEGVPVHDTAAFFAAAQASGKTRIIGPNCPGIITPGESNAGIIPATIAGAGRIGLVSKSGTLTYQMMYELSDFGFSTAIGIGGDPIVGTTHIDALQAFQDDPDTDAIVMIGEIGGDAEERAAAFIKDNVTKPVVGYVAGFTAPEGKTMGHAGAIVSGSSGTAAAKQEALEAVGVKVGKTPTETANLMREIMQGLSK, encoded by the coding sequence ATGTCTATCTTCCTGACCAAGGACAGCAAGGTCATCGTCCAGGGCATGACCGGCTCCGAGGGCACCAAGCACACCACCCGGATGCTTGCCTCCGGCACCAACATCGTCGGCGGCGTGAACCCGCGCAAGGCCGGCGAGAGCGTCGACTTCGACGGCCGCGCCGTCCCGGTGTTCGGTGGCGTCGCGGACGCGATCAAGGAGACCGGCGCGAACGTGTCGGTCGTCTTCGTACCGCCGAAGTTCACCAAGGACGCGGTGCTCGAGGCGATCGAGGCCGAGATCCCGCTGGTCGTGGTGATCACCGAGGGCGTGCCGGTGCACGACACCGCCGCGTTCTTCGCCGCCGCGCAGGCCTCGGGCAAGACCCGGATCATCGGGCCGAACTGCCCGGGCATCATCACCCCGGGGGAGTCCAACGCGGGCATCATCCCGGCGACCATCGCCGGCGCCGGCCGGATCGGTCTGGTGTCGAAGTCGGGCACGCTGACCTACCAGATGATGTACGAGCTGAGCGACTTCGGCTTCTCCACCGCGATCGGCATCGGTGGCGACCCGATCGTCGGCACCACGCACATCGACGCGCTGCAGGCGTTCCAGGACGACCCGGACACCGACGCGATCGTGATGATCGGCGAGATCGGCGGCGACGCCGAGGAGCGGGCGGCGGCGTTCATCAAGGACAACGTCACCAAGCCGGTCGTCGGCTACGTCGCGGGCTTCACCGCGCCGGAGGGCAAGACGATGGGCCACGCGGGCGCGATCGTGTCCGGCTCGTCCGGTACGGCGGCCGCCAAGCAGGAAGCGCTCGAGGCGGTCGGCGTGAAGGTCGGCAAGACGCCGACCGAGACCGCCAACCTGATGCGCGAGATCATGCAGGGGCTCAGCAAGTAG